A portion of the Sus scrofa isolate TJ Tabasco breed Duroc chromosome 5, Sscrofa11.1, whole genome shotgun sequence genome contains these proteins:
- the SBF1 gene encoding myotubularin-related protein 5 isoform X8, which translates to MARLADYFVLVAFGPHPRGSGEGQGQILQRFPEKDWEDNPFPQGIELFCQPSGWQLCPERNPPTFFVAVLTDINSERHYCACLTFWEPAEPSQEGVCPGDTERAEEADEGVPPSPAAAGSPGQLFAPKTLVLVSRLDHAEVFRNSLGLIYTIHVEGLNVGLENVVGSLLTCIIPLAGGSQRTISLGAGDRQVIQTPLTDSLPISRCSVALLFRQLGITNVLSLFCAALTEHKVLFLSRSYQRLSDACRGLLALLFPLRYSFTYVPILPAQLLEVLSTPTPFIIGVNAAFQAEAQELLDVIVADLDGGTVTVPECVHIPPLPEPLQSQTHSVLSMVLDPELELADLAFPPPTMSVSSLKMQDKELRAVFLRLFAQLLQGYRWCLHMVRIHPEPVIRFHKAAFLGQRGLVEDDFLMKVLEGMAFAGFVSERGVPYRPTDLFDELVAHEVARMRADENHPQRVLRHVKELAEQLYKNENPYPAVAMHKVQRPGEASHLRRAPRPFPRLDEGLVQWIVDQATAKMQGAPPAVKAEKRTTVPSGPPMTAILERSSGLHGNSARRLEVVRNCISYVFEGKMLEAKKLLPAVLRALKGRAARRCLAQELHLHVQQNRAVLDHQQFDFVVRMMNCCLQDCTSLDEHGIAAALLPLVTAFCRKLSPGVTQFAYSCVQEHVVWSTPQFWEAMFYGDVQTHIRALYLEPAEDRDPSQVGEAPAQEDQRSALDVASEQRRLWPTLSREKQQELVQKEESTVFSQAIHYANRMSYLLLPLDSSKSRLLRERAGLGDLESASNSLVTNSMAGSVAESYDTESGFEDAETCDVAGAVVRFINRFVDKVCTESGVTSDHLKGLHVMVPDIVQMHIETLEAVHRESKRLPPIQKPKLLRPRLLPGEECVLDGLRVYLLPDGREEGAGGSGGGPALLPAEGAVFLTTYRVIFTGMPTDPLVGEQVVVRSFPVAALTKEKRISVQTPVDQLLQDGLQLRSCTFQLLKMAFDEEVGSDSVELFRKQLHKLRYPPDIRGTFALTLGSAHTPGRPPRATKDKGPSFRTLSRNLVKNAKKTIGRQHVTRKKYNPPSWEHRGQPAPEDQEDEISVSEELEPSTLTPSSALKPSDRMTMSSLVERACCRDYQRLGLGTLSSSLSRAKSEPFRISPVNRMYAICRSYPGLLIVPQSVQDNALQRVSRCYRQNRFPVVCWRSGRSKAVLLRSGGLHGKGVVGLFKAQNAPSPGQSQADSSSLEQEKYLQAVVSSMPRYADASGRNTLSGFSSAHLGSHGKWGSVRASGRSAGLGTDVGSRLAGRDMLGPPQANGAPPDPGFLRPQRAALYIIGDKAQLKGVRPDPLQQWELVPIEVFEARQVKASFKKLLKACVPGCPATEPGPASFLRSLEDSEWLIQIHRLLQVSVLVVELLDSGSSVLVSLEDGWDITTQVVSLVQLLSDPFYRTLEGFRLLVEKEWLSFGHRFSHRGAHTLAGQSSGFTPVFLQFLDCVYQIHLQFPMEFEFSPFYLKFLGYHHASRRFRTFLLDSDYERIELGLLYEEKGERRAPQACRSVWEYAERLSKRAPIFYNYMYAPEDAEVLRPYSNVSNLKVWDFYTEETLAEGPPYDWELAQGPPEPPEEERPDAGAPQSRRRVVWPCYDSRPRAQPDAISRLLEELQRLETELGRPPERWKDAWDRVKAAQRLEGRPDGRGTPSSLLASSVPHHRRSLGVYLQEGPVGSTLSLSLDSDQSSGSTASGSRQAARRSTSTLYSQFQTAESENRSYEGTLYKKGAFMKPWKARWFVLDKTKHQLRYYDHRVDTECKGVIDLAEVEAVAPGTPTMGAPKTVDEKAFFDVKTTRRVYNFCAQDVPSAQQWVDQIQSCLSDA; encoded by the exons ATGGCGCGGCTCGCGGACTACTTCGTGCTGGTGGCGTTCGGGCCGCACCCGCGCG GGAGTGGGGAAGGCCAGGGCCAGATCCTGCAGCGCTTCCCGGAGAAGGACTGGGAGGACAACCCATTCCCCCAGGGCATCGAGCTG TTTTGCCAGCCCAGCGGGTGGCAGCTGTGTCCTGAGAGGAATCCACCGACCTTCTTTGTTGCTGTCCTCACCGACATCAACTCCGAGCGGCACTACTGCGCCTGCTTGACCTTCTGGGAGCCCGCGGAGCCCTCGCAG GAAGGGGTGTGCCCTGGGGACACCGAGAGGGCGGAGGAAGCAGATGAGGGAGTGCCACCATCACCCGCAGCGGCTGGCTCGCCCGGCCAGCTCTTTGCTCCGAAGACGCTGGTCCTGGTGTCTCGACTGGACCACGCAGAGGTGTTCAGG AACAGCCTCGGTCTCATCTACACCATCCACGTGGAGGGCCTGAACGTGGGCCTGGAGAACGTGGTCGGGAGCCTGCTGACCTGCATCATCCCCCTGGCCGGGGGCTCACAG AGAACCATCTCTTTGGGGGCCGGCGACCGGCAGGTCATCCAGACCCCGCTCACCGACTCCCTGCCCATCAGCCGCTGCAGTGTGGCCCTGCTCTTTCGCCAGCTGG GCATCACCAATGTGCTGTCTCTGTTCTGTGCGGCGCTCACGGAGCACAAGGTGCTCTTCCTGTCTCGCAGCTACCAGCGGCTCTCGGATGCCTGCCGGGGACTCCTGGCGCTGCTCTTCCCTCTCAGATACAG CTTCACCTACGTGCCCATCCTGCCGGCGCAGCTCCTGGAGGTGCTCAGCACGCCCACGCCCTTCATCATTGGAGTCAACGCCGCCTTCCAGGCTGAGGCCCAGGAGCTG CTGGATGTGATTGTTGCTGACCTGGATGGAGGGACAGTGACTGTCCCTGAGTGTGTGCACATCCCACCCCTGCCAGAGCCGCTGCAGAGTCAGACACACAGTGTTCTGAGCATG GTCCTGGACCCTGAGCTGGAGCTGGCAGATCTTGCCTTCCCGCCACCTACGATGTCCGTTTCctccctgaagatgcag GATAAGGAGCTGCGTGCCGTCTTTCTGCGGCTCTTTGCTCAGCTCCTGCAAGGCTACCGCTGGTGTCTGCACATGGTCCGCATCCACCCGGAGCCCGTCATCCGCTTTCACAAG GCAGCCTTCCTGGGCCAGCGTGGGCTCGTAGAGGACGACTTCCTGATGAAGGTGTTGGAGGGCATGGCGTTTGCAGGCTTCGTGTCGGAGCGCGGGGTCCCCTACCGCCCTACGGACTTGTTTGATGAG cTGGTGGCCCACGAGGTGGCACGGATGCGGGCGGATGAGAACCACCCCCAGCGGGTCCTGCGTCACGTCAAGGAACTGGCAGAGCAGCTCTACAAGAAT GAGAACCCATACCCTGCTGTGGCTATGCACAAGGTGCAGAGGCCGGGGGAGGCCAGCCACCTGCGTCGGGCGCCCCGGCCCTTCCCCCGGCTGGACGAGGGGCTGGTGCAGTGGATTGTGGATCAGGCCACGGCCAAGATGCAGGGCGCACCGCCAGCCGTGAAGGCCGAGAAGAGGACCACCGTGCCCTCGGGGCCACCCATGA CCGCCATTCTGGAGCGGAGCAGCGGGCTCCATGGCAACAGCGCGCGCCGGCTGGAGGTGGTCCGCAACTGCATCTCCTACGTGTTCGAGGGGAAGATGCTTGAGGCCAAGAAG CTGCTTCCAGCTGTGCTGAGGGCCCTGAAAGGACGTGCGGCCCGCCGCTGCCTTGCCCAGGAGCTGCACCTTCACGTGCAGCAGAACCGGGCGGTCCTGGACCACCAGCAGTTTGACTTTGTTGTCCGGATGATGAACTGCTGCCTGCAG GACTGCACCTCCCTGGATGAGCACGGCATCGCAGCTGCTCTGCTGCCTCTGGTCACAGCCTTCTGCCGG AAGCTGAGCCCGGGGGTGACGCAGTTCGCCTACAGCTGCGTGCAGGAGCACGTCGTGTGGAGCACGCCGCAGTTCTGGGAGGCCATGTTCTACGGGGACGTGCAGACCCACATCCGGGCTCTCTACCTGGAGCCTGCCGAGGACCGAGACCCTTCCCAG GTCGGGGAGGCGCCTGCACAGGAGGACCAGCGCTCCGCCCTGGATGTGGCGTCTGAGCAGCGGCGCCTGTGGCCCACCCTGAGCCGTGAGAAGCAGCAGGAGCTGGTGCAGAAGGAGGAGAGCACCGTGTTCAGCCAGGCCATCCACTACGCCAACCGCATGAGCTACCTGCTGCTTCCCCTGGACAGCAGCAAGAGCCGGCTGCTGCGGGAGCGCGCGGGGCTGGGCGACCTCGAGAGCGCCAGCAACAGCCTGGTCACCAACAG CATGGCGGGCAGTGTGGCGGAGAGCTATGACACAGAGAGTGGCTTTGAGGATGCAGAGACCTGTGACGTGGCCGGGGCCGTGGTCCGCTTCATCAACCGCTTTGTGGACAAGGTCTGCACAGAGAGTGGGGTCACCAGCGACCACCTCAAGGGGCTGCATGTCATGGTGCCAG ACATCGTCCAGATGCACATCGAGACCCTGGAGGCTGTGCACAGAGAGAGCAAGAGACTGCCCCCCATCCAGAAG CCCAAGCTGCTGCGGCCGCGCCTGCTGCCCGGTGAGGAGTGTGTGCTGGATGGCTTGCGCGTCTACCTGCTGCCGGACGGGCGCGAGGAGGGCgcagggggcagtgggggtggcccTGCGCTCCTCCCGGCTGAGGGCGCCGTCTTCCTGACCACGTACCGGGTCATCTTCACGGGGATGCCCACTGACCCCTTGG TGGGGGAACAGGTGGTGGTCCGCTCCTTCCCGGTGGCCGCACTGACCAAGGAGAAGCGCATCAGTGTCCAGACCCCCGTGGACCAGCTCCTCCAGGACGGGCTGCAGCTGCGCTCCTGCACCTTCCAG CTGCTGAAGATGGCCTTTGACGAGGAGGTGGGGTCCGACAGCGTTGAGCTCTTCCGCAAGCAGCTGCACAAGCTGCGCTACCCGCCGGACATCAGGGGCACCTTCGCGCTCACCCTGGGTTCTGCTCACACGCCTGGCCGGCCGCCACGTGCCACCAAGGACAAGGGTCCTTCCTTCAG GACCTTGTCCCGGAACCTGGTGAAGAATGCCAAGAAGACCATCGGGCGGCAGCACGTCACTCGGAAGAAGTACAACCCCCCGAGTTGGGAGCACCGGGGCCAGCCAGCCCCCGAGGACCAGGAGGATGAGATCTCAG TGTCAGAGGAGCTGGAGCCCAGCACGCTGACCCCTTCGTCAGCCCTGAAGCCCTCCGACCGCATGACCATGAGCAGCCTGGTGGAGCGCGCGTGCTGCCGGGATTACCAGCGCCTGGGGCTGGGCACActgagcagcagcctgagccgGGCCAAGTCCGAGCCCTTCCGCATCTCCCCGGTCAACCGCATGTACGCCATCTGCCGCAG CTACCCCGGGCTACTGATCGTCCCCCAGAGCGTCCAGGACAACGCCCTGCAACGAGTCTCCCGCTGCTACCGCCAGAACCGTTTCCCGGTGGTGTGCTGGCGCAGCGGGCGCTCCAAGGCTGTGCTGCTGCGCTCCGGGGGCCTGCATGGCAAGGGGGTCGTCGGCCTCTTCAAGGCCCAGAACGCGCCATCTCCAG GCCAGTCCCAGGCAGACTCCAGCAGCCTGGAGCAGGAGAAGTACCTGCAGGCCGTGGTCAGTTCCATGCCCCGTTACGCAGATGCCTCAGGACGCAACACCCTCAGCGGCTTCTCCTCGGCCCACCTGGGCAGCCATG GTAAATGGGGCAGCGTCCGGGCCAGTGGGCGCAGTGCTGGGCTCGGCACTGACGTGGGCTCCCGGCTGGCAGGCAGAGACATGCTGGGTCCCCCCCAGGCCAACGGGGCGCCCCCTGACCCAGGCTTTCTGCGGCCCCAGCGTGCCGCCCTCTACATCATCGGAGACAAAGCCCAGCTTAAG GGCGTGCGACCAGACCCGCTGCAGCAGTGGGAGCTGGTGCCCATCGAGGTGTTCGAGGCACGGCAGGTGAAGGCCAGCTTCAAGAAGCTGCTGAAGGCCTGTGTTCCAGGCTGTCCCGCTACCGAGCCTGGCCCAGCTTCCTTCCTGCGCTCGCTGGAGGACTCTGAGTGGCTAATCCAG ATCCACAGGCTGCTGCAGGTGTCGGTGCTGGTGGTGGAGCTGCTGGATTCGGGCTCCTCCGTCCTGGTGAGCCTGGAGGACGGCTGGGACATCACCACACAG GTGGTGTCCCTGGTGCAGCTGCTCTCGGACCCCTTCTACCGCACCCTGGAGGGCTTCCGGCTGCTGGTGGAGAAGGAGTGGCTGTCCTTCGGCCATCGCTTCAGCCACCGCGGGGCCCACACGCTGGCGGGGCAGAGCAGTGGCTTCACGCCCGTCTTCCTGCAGTTCCTGGACTGCGTGTACCAG ATCCACCTGCAGTTCCCCATGGAATTCGAGTTCAGCCCGTTCTACCTCAAGTTCCTCGGCTACCACCACGCGTCCCGCCGCTTCCGGACCTTCCTGCTCGACTCCGACTATGAACGCATCGAGCTGG ggctGCTGTACGAGGAGAAGGGCGAGCGCCGCGCCCCGCAGGCCTGCCGGTCGGTGTGGGAGTACGCGGAGCGGCTGAGCAAGCGGGCGCCCATCTTCTACAACTACATGTACGCGCCCGAGGACGCCGAG GTCCTGCGGCCCTACAGCAACGTGTCCAACCTGAAGGTGTGGGACTTCTACACCGAGGAGACGCTGGCCGAGGGCCCCCCCTACGACTGGGAGCTGGCGCAGGGGCCCCCGGAGCCCCCGGAGGAGGAGCGGCCCGACGCGGGCGCCCCGCAGAGCCGGCGCCGGGTGGTGTGGCCCTGCTACGACAGCCGCCCCCGAGCCCAGCCCGACGCCATCTCCCGGCTGCTGGAG gagctgcagcggctggagACAGAGCTGGGCCGACCCCCTGAGCGCTGGAAGGATGCCTGGGATCGAGTGAAAGCTGCCCAGCGCCTGGAAGGCCGGCCAGATGGACGT ggcaCCCCCAGCTCCCTGTTGGCGTCCAGTGTGCCCCACCACCGCCGCTCGCTTGGCGTGTACCTGCAGGAGGGACCTGTGGGCTCCACGCTGAGCCTCAGCCTGGACAGTGACCAGAGCAGTGGCTCAACTGCATCCGGCTCCCGCCAGGCAGCCCGCCGTAGTACCAGCACCCTGTACAGCCAGTTCCAGACAGCCGAGAGTGAGAACAG GTCCTATGAGGGCACCCTCTACAAGAAGGGGGCCTTCATGAAGCCCTGGAAGGCGCGCTGGTTTGTGCTGGACAAGACCAAGCACCAG CTGCGCTACTACGACCACCGCGTGGACACGGAGTGCAAGGGGGTCATTGACCTGGCGGAGGTGGAGGCCGTGGCGCCCGGCACGCCCACCATGGGCGCCCCCAAGACGGTGGACGAGAAGGCCTTCTTTGAC GTGAAGACGACGCGTCGCGTTTACAACTTCTGTGCCCAGGACGTGCCGTCAGCCCAGCAGTGGGTGGACCAGATCCAGAGCTGCCTGTCGGACGCCTGA